A stretch of the Haloplanus aerogenes genome encodes the following:
- a CDS encoding long-chain fatty acid--CoA ligase codes for MTGHAQTLRPFLSRAAQLYPDRELVARTGDGTVRYTYADYAERVGRLASALRAADVGRGDRVATVCWNHHYHAEAYFAVPTLGAQLHTINPLLPADDVRHIVAEAADRLLIVDASLAETLAAAYDPDAFESVEQVVVVGGETPDLPFDAVVDADAFVAEHDPDPDYPALAGDDPAGLCYSSGTTGRPKGVQYTQRMLWSHTMAILTPAGLDIADRDVVMPVVPMFHINAWGLPYAATAAGAKHVYPGPSPDPADLVDLIEAEGVTLTAGVPTVWLGVLEYLQDHDADLSTLERIVIGGAAPPERLIRAFDDRGVEVVHGWGMTETAPVGAVSHLKPDLRDADYETQLSKRTKQGLILPGLEFRVVDDSGELVPHDGESMGELLVRGPWVTTAYYGREDDEAFEGSWLRTGDVVTVDGDGYVELVDRAADVINSGGEWISSQALENAIMDHGDVREAAVVGVPHDRWGERPVAYVVADADDREALITDACARIREAYPDWWVPDRFEFVESVPKTATGKFDKVDLRDRFEGSLDETVDATPPDEAE; via the coding sequence ATGACGGGCCACGCACAGACGCTCCGGCCGTTTCTGTCGCGAGCGGCACAGCTGTACCCGGACCGCGAACTCGTCGCTCGCACCGGCGACGGGACGGTCCGGTACACGTACGCGGACTACGCCGAGCGCGTGGGGCGGCTGGCGAGCGCCCTGCGGGCGGCGGACGTCGGTCGCGGCGACCGCGTCGCGACGGTCTGCTGGAACCACCACTACCACGCCGAGGCGTACTTCGCGGTACCGACTCTGGGCGCGCAGTTGCACACGATCAACCCGCTGTTGCCCGCGGACGACGTGCGCCACATCGTCGCGGAGGCCGCGGATCGCCTCCTGATCGTCGATGCGTCCCTCGCCGAGACGCTGGCCGCGGCGTACGACCCGGATGCGTTCGAGAGCGTCGAGCAGGTGGTGGTCGTCGGCGGGGAGACGCCGGACCTCCCCTTCGACGCCGTCGTCGACGCCGACGCCTTCGTCGCGGAGCACGACCCCGACCCCGACTATCCGGCTCTGGCCGGCGACGACCCCGCCGGCCTGTGTTACTCCTCGGGAACGACGGGACGGCCGAAAGGCGTCCAGTACACCCAGCGGATGCTCTGGAGTCACACCATGGCGATTCTGACGCCAGCCGGCCTCGACATCGCGGATAGGGACGTGGTGATGCCGGTCGTTCCGATGTTCCACATCAACGCGTGGGGGCTCCCGTACGCGGCGACGGCGGCGGGCGCGAAACACGTTTACCCCGGTCCGTCGCCCGATCCGGCCGACCTCGTCGACCTGATCGAAGCCGAGGGCGTCACGCTCACCGCGGGCGTGCCGACCGTGTGGCTCGGTGTGCTGGAGTACCTGCAGGACCACGACGCCGACCTCTCCACGCTCGAACGCATCGTCATCGGCGGCGCCGCCCCGCCGGAGCGCCTGATACGGGCGTTCGACGACCGGGGCGTCGAGGTGGTCCACGGGTGGGGCATGACCGAGACGGCGCCCGTCGGGGCGGTCTCACATCTCAAACCCGACTTGCGCGACGCCGACTACGAGACGCAGTTGAGTAAACGGACGAAACAGGGGTTGATCCTTCCCGGACTGGAGTTCCGGGTGGTCGACGATTCTGGCGAGTTGGTCCCCCACGACGGCGAGTCGATGGGCGAACTGCTGGTTCGCGGGCCGTGGGTCACCACCGCCTACTACGGCCGCGAGGACGACGAGGCGTTCGAGGGGTCGTGGCTCCGTACTGGCGACGTGGTCACCGTCGACGGCGACGGATACGTCGAACTCGTCGACCGCGCGGCCGACGTGATCAACTCCGGCGGCGAGTGGATCTCGTCGCAGGCGCTGGAGAACGCGATCATGGACCACGGCGACGTGCGCGAGGCGGCCGTCGTCGGCGTGCCCCACGACCGCTGGGGTGAGCGACCGGTCGCCTACGTCGTCGCCGACGCCGACGACCGCGAGGCGCTGATAACCGACGCGTGCGCCCGGATTCGAGAGGCGTACCCCGACTGGTGGGTGCCGGATCGCTTCGAGTTCGTCGAGAGCGTTCCGAAAACGGCGACGGGGAAGTTCGACAAGGTGGATCTCCGAGACAGGTTCGAGGGCTCGCTCGACGAGACGGTGGACGCGACGCCGCCCGACGAGGCGGAGTAA